One stretch of Thermanaerosceptrum fracticalcis DNA includes these proteins:
- the hpdC gene encoding 4-hydroxyphenylacetate decarboxylase small subunit, which produces MTKGNLKHDDCRNFIPIDVAKGFCNVKKMNVLIDTPACEQFKALPKCKVCVNFTVPDEKSLGTCVGFKDNYWTYADLRAVTCEMYKAK; this is translated from the coding sequence ATGACTAAAGGTAATTTAAAGCATGATGACTGCAGGAATTTTATACCTATTGACGTAGCCAAGGGTTTCTGCAACGTCAAAAAAATGAATGTGCTCATTGATACCCCTGCTTGTGAGCAATTTAAAGCCTTACCCAAATGCAAAGTTTGTGTGAACTTTACAGTTCCTGATGAAAAATCCCTGGGCACTTGTGTTGGGTTTAAGGATAATTATTGGACATATGCAGATCTCAGAGCGGTAACCTGTGAAATGTATAAAGCAAAATAA
- the hpdB gene encoding 4-hydroxyphenylacetate decarboxylase large subunit: MVKKLADILAEKGLDINFQYGGKAPEEMVGREIKKEPFPRVKKLKEQYYNTLSSATMEFPYWYTRKYRELEGEIPVVRRAAALKHAFSHITPTIWPGELLVGGKAFYYRGSFPMPWLSEGYYMAKEDELYKSALERGSVSAGELSKFGSGGGNVVQSFGNVTSIAGKFGLRNEEVGALVKCAKEWVGKSVDDLGHKYEQMVPEYDIKEKVMRSLVCMFDSGYTLPLGREVINYYYPLQYGFDGLIKMAKEKKAEVAGRADGDGLIGMDRLYFYEAVILVLEGIQAWIRNYAKEARRLAAECVDDAQQKKEYEEIAEIMDWISSQQPRTFREALQLTYLIHIAVLNEDAISGMSPGRLGQVLWPWFEQDMEAGRIDEGQVLELLECHRMKFTCIDCFASTGVVGGVLSGNTFNNLSMGGLTRDGRSAANRLEMLIMEAGMTNETTQPTLSVLYDEKLPEDFLLKAVECNKTGTGYPAWMNNQNAIQFLLKQYGSEGMTLEEARAIAIGGCLETSPCAWHELTLNGKTYWIPGGAGQPTSVGVHFIANPKVLELVLFNGYDHRTKEQVLPPHNKKLETYEELWDTFKEYYEIIVDALTTTNNIQHDIWRKHNMSIFHSLCKPDCLEKGHHIGNLGIRYNATFNVESCGQINQINALVALKKLVYEEKKYSLDEMRQAILDNFGFKTAAEVGSFSLAAQEKKEDGDKYDKIHSDCLKAPKYGNDDPYADAVLKEYEDWFCDMCTHYESLYGKPLYSCQISVSTHGPQGAATLASADGRLAGTTYADGSMSAYPGTDRNGPYALFTSATVWDQAQSQNSQMNLKIHPNAVRGLEGSKKLLELTRAYMRRGGFHIQYNIVDSKILKDAQAHPEGYRDLMVRVAGFTQYWVEIGKPIQDEVIARTEYEGI, translated from the coding sequence ATGGTAAAGAAACTGGCTGATATTCTAGCGGAAAAAGGGCTGGACATTAATTTCCAGTATGGTGGCAAAGCCCCTGAGGAAATGGTGGGGCGGGAAATTAAAAAAGAACCTTTTCCAAGAGTGAAAAAACTGAAGGAGCAATACTATAATACCTTGTCTTCGGCGACCATGGAGTTTCCTTACTGGTATACTCGTAAATATAGGGAACTGGAAGGAGAGATCCCTGTGGTCAGGAGAGCGGCGGCGCTGAAACATGCCTTTTCGCATATTACGCCTACCATTTGGCCCGGTGAACTCCTTGTGGGGGGAAAAGCTTTCTATTATAGAGGCTCTTTTCCCATGCCTTGGCTGTCTGAAGGGTACTATATGGCCAAAGAAGATGAGCTTTATAAGTCTGCTTTGGAAAGAGGCAGTGTGAGTGCAGGAGAACTAAGCAAGTTCGGCTCCGGTGGGGGAAACGTTGTCCAGAGCTTTGGTAATGTCACCTCCATTGCCGGTAAATTTGGCCTTCGTAATGAGGAAGTAGGCGCCCTTGTCAAGTGTGCGAAGGAATGGGTCGGAAAATCCGTAGATGATTTGGGCCACAAGTACGAACAGATGGTTCCTGAATATGACATAAAAGAAAAAGTCATGAGAAGTTTGGTTTGTATGTTCGATTCTGGCTACACCTTACCATTGGGCCGGGAAGTTATAAATTACTATTATCCTCTCCAGTATGGTTTTGACGGTCTGATTAAGATGGCTAAGGAGAAAAAAGCTGAGGTAGCGGGAAGGGCTGACGGAGACGGGCTGATTGGTATGGACCGGCTGTACTTCTATGAAGCTGTGATTTTAGTTTTAGAAGGCATTCAGGCCTGGATTCGCAATTATGCGAAGGAGGCAAGGAGATTAGCGGCGGAATGCGTTGATGATGCCCAGCAGAAAAAAGAATATGAAGAAATTGCTGAAATCATGGACTGGATTTCCTCCCAACAGCCCCGTACCTTCCGGGAAGCTTTACAACTCACTTATCTGATCCATATTGCTGTCCTGAACGAAGATGCTATTTCCGGTATGTCGCCCGGCAGGCTGGGGCAAGTCCTGTGGCCCTGGTTTGAACAGGATATGGAAGCAGGGCGCATCGATGAAGGCCAGGTCCTGGAGCTTTTGGAATGTCACAGAATGAAGTTCACCTGCATCGATTGCTTTGCCTCCACGGGTGTGGTCGGCGGTGTGCTCTCCGGGAATACCTTCAATAACCTGAGTATGGGCGGTTTGACCAGAGACGGCAGATCAGCCGCCAACCGGCTGGAAATGCTGATTATGGAAGCCGGCATGACCAATGAAACCACCCAGCCTACCCTTTCGGTATTGTACGATGAAAAACTCCCCGAAGACTTCCTGTTGAAGGCCGTTGAATGTAACAAGACGGGCACGGGTTATCCGGCCTGGATGAACAATCAGAATGCCATTCAATTTCTCCTGAAACAATACGGGTCTGAAGGAATGACCCTGGAGGAGGCACGGGCCATTGCCATCGGCGGTTGTTTGGAGACATCACCCTGTGCCTGGCATGAACTCACTTTGAACGGCAAAACATACTGGATTCCCGGGGGAGCCGGCCAGCCAACCAGTGTAGGCGTTCACTTTATCGCCAACCCCAAAGTCCTGGAACTGGTGCTGTTCAATGGTTATGACCATAGGACCAAAGAACAGGTCCTGCCACCCCATAATAAGAAGCTGGAAACTTATGAAGAGTTATGGGATACTTTCAAAGAGTACTATGAAATCATTGTAGATGCCCTCACGACAACCAATAACATTCAGCATGATATCTGGCGCAAACACAATATGTCCATTTTCCATTCTCTTTGCAAACCCGACTGCCTGGAGAAGGGACATCATATCGGCAACCTGGGTATACGTTATAATGCTACTTTCAACGTAGAAAGTTGCGGCCAGATCAACCAGATTAACGCTCTGGTGGCTCTTAAGAAATTAGTTTATGAAGAGAAAAAATACAGCCTGGATGAAATGCGCCAAGCCATTCTAGATAACTTTGGTTTTAAGACAGCGGCAGAAGTAGGAAGCTTCTCCCTCGCGGCCCAAGAGAAGAAAGAGGATGGGGATAAATACGACAAGATCCACAGTGACTGTTTGAAAGCGCCTAAATATGGTAACGATGATCCTTATGCCGACGCTGTTCTGAAAGAATACGAAGACTGGTTCTGTGACATGTGTACTCATTATGAATCCCTCTACGGCAAACCTTTGTACTCCTGCCAGATCTCCGTTTCTACCCACGGACCGCAAGGGGCGGCTACCCTGGCCTCTGCCGATGGCCGCTTAGCAGGGACTACGTATGCTGACGGCTCAATGTCTGCTTATCCCGGCACCGATAGGAATGGCCCCTATGCCCTCTTTACCTCGGCTACCGTTTGGGATCAGGCGCAATCGCAAAACTCTCAGATGAACCTGAAGATTCATCCCAACGCCGTTAGAGGGCTGGAAGGTTCTAAGAAGCTCCTGGAGTTGACGCGGGCTTATATGAGACGGGGCGGTTTCCATATCCAGTACAACATTGTAGACTCTAAAATTTTGAAGGATGCCCAGGCCCATCCCGAGGGATACAGGGACCTGATGGTCAGGGTGGCCGGCTTTACCCAGTACTGGGTGGAAATCGGTAAGCCTATTCAGGATGAAGTCATAGCCAGAACTGAATATGAAGGAATTTAA
- a CDS encoding response regulator, with protein MEKVLIVDDNEQNCDLMKDILANWGYEVYQAFQGREAINLTLEHQPDVILLDVMLPGMNGFEVCHELKNNPRTQDIPIIMLTVLNDVEDRLRGFKVGAEIFLSKPINYNELKYRIASLIKQKKVLEKMEHQCQVVETLLEIMKTRDQHLYLHVARVREYCRKVAKLLALPDQQQEQLLIGASLHDIGKIVTGSSPEHTWLGERMVQPLQMGHWLKDLVRGHHEKLNGQGFPAGLKEKEIPWQLQILAGVNRFVELWEEQGSKEVALILFGDEVKGGCWAASVEKALGQVLEDEKFIERLTLSK; from the coding sequence ATGGAAAAGGTCTTAATTGTTGATGATAATGAACAAAATTGCGATTTAATGAAAGACATCTTAGCCAATTGGGGGTATGAAGTATATCAAGCCTTTCAAGGGAGGGAAGCTATTAACCTGACCCTGGAGCATCAACCCGATGTGATTCTCTTAGATGTGATGCTGCCCGGTATGAATGGTTTTGAGGTTTGTCATGAACTAAAAAACAACCCCCGGACCCAGGATATTCCCATTATTATGTTAACTGTCTTGAATGATGTAGAAGACCGCCTGCGTGGCTTTAAAGTGGGTGCAGAAATCTTCTTATCCAAACCTATAAACTATAACGAGTTGAAATACAGGATAGCCTCCCTGATCAAACAAAAAAAGGTGCTGGAAAAAATGGAGCACCAGTGCCAGGTTGTAGAAACCTTACTGGAAATCATGAAGACCCGGGACCAGCATCTTTATTTACATGTGGCCAGGGTCCGGGAATACTGCCGGAAGGTGGCCAAACTTTTGGCTCTCCCAGACCAGCAGCAGGAACAACTCTTAATCGGGGCGTCCTTGCATGATATCGGTAAAATTGTAACGGGGTCCTCGCCGGAACACACCTGGCTAGGAGAAAGGATGGTTCAGCCTTTACAGATGGGCCATTGGCTGAAAGATTTGGTACGGGGGCATCACGAAAAGTTAAACGGTCAGGGTTTCCCCGCTGGTTTAAAAGAAAAAGAAATTCCTTGGCAGCTCCAGATTTTAGCGGGTGTCAATCGTTTTGTAGAATTGTGGGAGGAGCAGGGTTCTAAGGAAGTGGCTTTGATTCTCTTCGGGGATGAGGTGAAGGGAGGGTGTTGGGCTGCCAGTGTAGAAAAAGCACTGGGGCAGGTGCTAGAAGATGAGAAATTTATAGAACGTTTGACTTTAAGCAAGTAA
- a CDS encoding ATP-binding protein, with protein sequence MSINKKLLIFVIVLVVVPMLLLFLISTLVLDKQIEKSAQSYLENALKIARNRMIGRLEEMKKGCQTFTQSPEFRKSVKEKNLLSLGQELGELKTVYDYLDFIIVLDANKDPLVSLPATKKQNLEVLQGLMEQVGQNKEALSSETMFDLNDLFPPDSEEYNKFKVKIARNGQGGSEEQQYLTKCLAGVAVAPIYWDDHKERLSGFLLVGDIVNNDQYFPKTYSLSVKDSYLAISIQGVRVTSNIRSPKKENFIGSRIPIPLESLEGLKNSYFGRVNMDDEIHVFLDEPISDHEGRIVGVLGVGIPEEKFSVLINTNRNLIFVVTFLCLCIMLVIGRRISLRITRPIIEATRFAEAIVRGERDLIIKEELLEDGRSETTILLKTFQKMARDLKESEEERKRFLDKLKEEHDQQQKLAEQLQVMNDELEEKVEARTQDLRQAIIALKKADEVKSQFLANMSHELRTPLNAIISASEILRDKIFGSLNEKQEKYIQNIWNSGVHLLQLINDILDLSKIEAGKMTLSLSHFYIAEIVANSFQVVKTLAYRKNIEVSTQIFPGDFMIKADGKKLKQILYNLLSNAIKFTPEGGKVEVEVYKRGEFMQVMIRDNGIGIKEEDQERVFREFEQVDSSYERQHEGTGLGLPLTKKLVEMHGGEIYLTSKPDQGTEVIFTIPIDTESFLASRANVVAKRDGNGKGLNC encoded by the coding sequence ATGTCTATCAATAAAAAGCTTTTAATTTTTGTTATTGTCCTTGTGGTTGTCCCTATGCTTCTACTGTTCCTTATTTCTACCTTAGTTTTGGATAAGCAAATAGAAAAAAGTGCCCAGAGTTATTTGGAAAATGCCTTAAAAATTGCCCGGAACCGGATGATTGGCCGGCTGGAAGAGATGAAAAAGGGTTGTCAAACTTTTACTCAATCTCCTGAATTCCGGAAAAGTGTGAAGGAGAAAAATCTTCTTTCCCTGGGCCAGGAGTTAGGGGAGTTAAAAACCGTCTATGATTATCTGGACTTTATTATTGTTTTGGATGCCAACAAGGACCCTTTAGTCAGCTTACCCGCCACTAAAAAGCAAAATTTAGAAGTTCTGCAAGGATTGATGGAGCAGGTTGGCCAGAATAAAGAAGCCTTGTCTTCCGAAACGATGTTTGACTTGAACGATCTGTTTCCTCCCGATTCGGAGGAATACAATAAGTTCAAAGTGAAAATAGCCCGTAACGGCCAAGGAGGATCAGAGGAGCAACAATATCTCACCAAATGTTTAGCCGGAGTGGCCGTTGCTCCCATTTACTGGGATGACCACAAAGAACGTCTCTCAGGATTTTTGCTGGTAGGGGATATTGTCAACAACGATCAATATTTCCCCAAAACCTACAGTTTAAGCGTAAAAGATTCCTATTTAGCCATCTCTATTCAGGGTGTCCGTGTTACCTCCAATATCCGCAGCCCCAAAAAAGAAAACTTCATAGGAAGCCGAATACCTATTCCCCTGGAGAGCCTGGAAGGACTTAAGAATTCCTATTTTGGCCGGGTGAATATGGATGATGAAATTCATGTTTTTTTAGACGAGCCTATCTCAGATCATGAAGGACGAATTGTGGGGGTCCTGGGCGTAGGGATCCCCGAAGAAAAGTTTTCCGTGCTGATTAATACGAACCGTAACTTGATTTTTGTGGTTACTTTCTTGTGTTTGTGTATTATGCTGGTCATTGGACGCCGAATATCCCTGAGAATTACCAGGCCTATTATAGAAGCCACCAGGTTCGCGGAAGCTATTGTGCGGGGTGAACGGGATTTAATCATTAAAGAAGAACTCCTGGAAGATGGCCGCAGCGAGACGACCATTCTCTTAAAAACCTTTCAAAAAATGGCCCGTGATTTAAAGGAAAGTGAAGAGGAAAGGAAACGGTTCTTAGATAAGTTGAAAGAAGAGCATGACCAGCAGCAAAAATTGGCTGAACAGTTGCAAGTGATGAATGATGAACTGGAAGAAAAGGTAGAGGCCCGGACCCAGGATCTGCGGCAGGCCATCATCGCCTTAAAGAAAGCCGATGAGGTAAAATCACAGTTTCTGGCCAATATGAGCCATGAACTGAGGACCCCTTTAAATGCCATTATTTCTGCTTCTGAAATTTTAAGGGATAAAATTTTTGGTTCCCTCAACGAAAAACAGGAGAAATATATTCAAAACATTTGGAACAGCGGTGTGCATTTGCTGCAGTTGATCAATGATATCCTGGATCTCTCCAAGATTGAGGCGGGAAAGATGACCCTATCCTTAAGTCATTTTTATATTGCGGAGATCGTTGCCAACAGTTTTCAAGTCGTCAAAACTCTGGCCTACCGTAAAAATATTGAAGTGTCTACTCAAATATTTCCCGGAGATTTTATGATTAAAGCCGACGGGAAAAAGCTCAAGCAGATTTTGTATAATCTCCTGTCCAATGCCATTAAGTTTACACCTGAGGGAGGAAAGGTAGAGGTAGAGGTGTATAAGAGAGGGGAATTTATGCAGGTAATGATAAGGGATAACGGCATAGGGATTAAAGAGGAGGACCAAGAAAGGGTTTTTAGAGAGTTTGAACAGGTGGATAGTTCTTACGAACGACAGCATGAAGGGACAGGTCTGGGTTTACCGTTGACTAAGAAACTGGTAGAAATGCACGGTGGGGAGATTTATCTCACTAGCAAACCGGACCAGGGAACGGAGGTTATCTTTACCATACCCATTGATACAGAATCGTTTTTAGCCAGTAGGGCTAATGTAGTGGCAAAGAGGGATGGCAATGGAAAAGGTCTTAATTGTTGA
- a CDS encoding LuxR family transcriptional regulator, translating to MEKEPLLYQTWLKKVGKEKIQAFQDSFAKSFEISLCILSSKGKPLTIWSNSLLFCHYMMRKNRERCIRERQDAINYVLKQQKPHIFECYMGLTLFVCPIFNCNEIVCVAYGGGVNLNKKESYDSSKIDCNVPILAERKLKDIINLLGETFNLLDGRQELTQEGPTKNRTPKELRFLQNKLSRREIEIVELINDGLTNKEISEHLYISEKTVKTHVSNILAKLEMKDRMQLIIFCRQNNVV from the coding sequence GTGGAAAAAGAACCCTTACTTTACCAAACATGGCTAAAAAAAGTGGGTAAAGAGAAAATCCAAGCCTTCCAGGATTCTTTTGCTAAATCATTCGAAATCAGCTTATGTATCTTGTCCTCTAAAGGCAAACCCCTCACGATTTGGTCCAATTCCTTATTGTTTTGTCACTATATGATGAGGAAAAACAGAGAACGCTGCATTCGGGAACGGCAGGATGCGATCAATTATGTTCTAAAACAGCAAAAACCCCATATTTTTGAATGTTATATGGGACTTACCCTTTTTGTCTGTCCTATATTTAATTGCAACGAAATTGTTTGTGTAGCCTATGGCGGCGGCGTCAACCTGAATAAAAAAGAAAGCTATGACAGCAGCAAAATTGATTGTAACGTGCCTATCTTGGCCGAAAGGAAACTAAAAGATATCATCAACTTGTTGGGGGAAACATTTAACCTCCTCGACGGCCGTCAGGAATTAACACAGGAAGGCCCCACTAAGAATAGGACACCGAAAGAGTTACGTTTTTTACAAAATAAATTGAGCCGAAGGGAAATAGAGATTGTTGAGTTGATCAACGACGGGCTGACCAATAAGGAGATTTCTGAACATTTATATATTAGTGAAAAAACGGTAAAGACTCATGTAAGTAATATTTTAGCCAAATTAGAGATGAAAGACAGAATGCAGTTAATTATTTTTTGTAGACAGAATAATGTCGTCTAG
- the spoIIP gene encoding stage II sporulation protein P has translation MFFFRRKSPFSRHWLWRVKPLKFRRGFVLLGLIIILTVLFISHREPLSVPVSTGAKPVSQDILQKIYHVIGLEDLDHRKILHEGLPVGSLAMQNSDFLGEWDNFFHHIMLAITGVDSRNPALIMGRELSFSSLPGNAAVTALDTTIDENGEEDFYLPGQDDNLDDWVPIPDTEFPPVQLNGEPMILIYNTHNAESYRPSEGLSRQEGKNGGVVTVSKTLAQAIESKHKIKTLTTDIIHDYPDWTKSYINSMRTVQALLKQNSKIQTVIDIHRDAGLQSRSSTLTRINKKDCAKVLIVVGTEHPRWKENLAFAEKIEKKANEMYPDLIKGIRLAKGRRYNQHLHPRALLLEFGSDLNTLDDAKNSAKLMADVIAEVLKGK, from the coding sequence ATGTTTTTTTTCAGGCGCAAATCACCCTTTTCCCGGCATTGGTTATGGAGGGTCAAGCCTCTAAAATTTAGAAGGGGCTTTGTTTTACTAGGATTAATTATAATACTGACTGTTTTGTTCATCTCCCACAGAGAACCGTTGAGTGTGCCTGTTTCCACAGGTGCAAAGCCCGTATCGCAGGATATTTTGCAAAAAATCTATCATGTTATAGGCTTAGAGGATTTGGATCACCGGAAAATATTACATGAAGGTTTGCCGGTGGGGTCACTGGCTATGCAAAACTCAGATTTCTTAGGGGAATGGGACAACTTCTTTCACCATATTATGCTGGCCATCACAGGGGTAGACTCCCGTAATCCGGCTTTAATTATGGGGAGAGAATTGAGTTTTTCTTCCCTTCCGGGTAATGCAGCAGTAACGGCTTTAGATACCACTATAGATGAGAATGGTGAAGAAGACTTTTACCTGCCGGGCCAGGATGACAATCTGGATGATTGGGTACCCATTCCCGATACGGAGTTTCCGCCTGTTCAGTTGAACGGTGAACCCATGATTCTCATTTATAATACCCACAATGCTGAATCTTATCGTCCTTCCGAAGGCCTCTCCAGGCAGGAGGGGAAAAACGGCGGCGTGGTGACCGTTAGCAAAACCCTGGCCCAGGCTATTGAGAGTAAACATAAAATTAAGACTCTCACCACTGATATCATCCATGATTATCCCGACTGGACCAAATCCTATATTAATTCTATGCGGACGGTCCAGGCCCTTCTGAAACAAAATTCCAAAATTCAGACGGTTATCGATATTCACCGTGATGCTGGACTGCAATCCCGTTCCAGTACTTTGACCCGTATCAACAAGAAAGATTGTGCCAAGGTACTTATTGTGGTGGGAACGGAGCATCCCCGCTGGAAGGAAAATTTAGCCTTCGCCGAAAAGATAGAGAAAAAAGCCAATGAAATGTATCCGGATTTAATAAAAGGTATACGCCTGGCAAAAGGCCGGCGCTACAACCAGCACCTGCATCCCCGGGCCTTGTTATTAGAATTTGGCAGTGACTTGAATACCTTGGATGATGCCAAGAACTCGGCCAAGTTAATGGCGGATGTCATTGCTGAGGTGTTGAAAGGGAAATAA
- a CDS encoding phage holin family protein gives MLGAIVRFIVSALVLLIVSWLLPGISVAGFTGALLAAIVIAVLGWVAERLMGKRVSPQARGFVGFLTAAVVIYLTQFILPGMMSVSIIGALLASLVIGLVDAIVPTELR, from the coding sequence ATGCTAGGTGCCATCGTTCGCTTTATCGTTTCGGCCCTTGTTTTACTTATTGTAAGCTGGCTATTGCCCGGTATCTCGGTAGCCGGCTTTACCGGAGCCCTGTTAGCGGCAATTGTCATTGCCGTGCTGGGGTGGGTGGCGGAAAGACTTATGGGTAAACGTGTTTCACCTCAGGCCCGCGGTTTTGTGGGTTTTCTCACTGCTGCCGTAGTGATTTATCTCACCCAATTTATCCTGCCAGGAATGATGAGTGTATCCATAATCGGTGCATTACTGGCTTCTCTGGTCATTGGGCTTGTAGATGCTATCGTACCCACTGAATTACGTTAA
- the rpsT gene encoding 30S ribosomal protein S20: MANIKSALKRAKIARIRTVRNAAYKSMMKTAVRRFENALKGADLEAAKDTLVRAIRVIDKLAAKGIIHKNMAARKKSRLTRRLNKTAS; the protein is encoded by the coding sequence ATGGCCAACATCAAATCAGCATTAAAAAGAGCAAAAATAGCCCGCATTCGTACTGTCAGGAATGCTGCCTATAAATCAATGATGAAAACTGCAGTTCGCCGTTTTGAAAACGCCCTTAAGGGAGCTGACCTTGAAGCAGCCAAGGATACTCTGGTAAGAGCTATTCGTGTTATCGACAAACTTGCTGCCAAGGGTATTATCCATAAAAATATGGCGGCCCGGAAAAAATCCCGCTTAACACGGAGATTAAATAAAACTGCAAGCTAA
- the holA gene encoding DNA polymerase III subunit delta produces the protein MLFQSVINSIKRGMVSPVYLLHGEEEYLQELIIKALKEHLLTPETGDFNYDELDGENVSPGQIVASANTLPVFAEKRLVIVKRPSPYFLSKKKEGEDTGVDDKCLIEYISEPLSSTCLVFWLKETADKRKKLYKTIEKKGQVVEVTPLKGTELSNWLQEQAGALGKVLEPNALEYIVFHASHDLRSLKNELDKLALFAGEERTISLPVVEKLLTKSIEANIFDLVDSLGLRKTEEALHELRNLLVMGEPAIRILFMIARQFRLILMVKDLEQRGFSEKQITAELSLHPYVTGKILRQARNFTFPELERNLEIILETDFALKNGSPVQAALENLILKLATSS, from the coding sequence ATGCTGTTTCAGAGTGTTATTAATAGTATTAAACGTGGTATGGTCTCTCCTGTTTATCTCCTGCACGGTGAAGAAGAGTACCTGCAGGAGTTGATTATTAAGGCTTTAAAGGAACATCTTTTAACGCCGGAAACAGGGGATTTCAATTATGACGAGCTTGACGGTGAGAATGTCTCACCCGGGCAAATTGTGGCCAGTGCCAATACCCTGCCCGTCTTTGCCGAAAAAAGACTGGTGATTGTCAAACGGCCTTCTCCCTATTTTTTGAGCAAGAAAAAGGAAGGGGAGGATACCGGCGTCGATGATAAGTGCCTGATAGAATACATCTCGGAACCTTTATCTTCCACCTGCCTGGTTTTCTGGTTAAAGGAAACAGCGGATAAACGTAAAAAGTTATACAAGACAATAGAGAAAAAGGGCCAGGTTGTAGAGGTCACTCCCTTAAAGGGGACGGAACTCAGCAACTGGCTGCAGGAACAGGCCGGGGCCCTGGGAAAGGTTCTCGAACCCAATGCGCTGGAGTATATTGTCTTTCACGCCAGTCATGACCTGCGCTCTCTTAAAAATGAACTGGATAAACTGGCCCTTTTTGCCGGAGAGGAGCGGACCATTTCCCTGCCGGTAGTGGAAAAGCTGTTAACCAAAAGCATTGAAGCCAATATATTTGACCTGGTGGATAGTCTGGGTTTGAGAAAAACAGAGGAGGCCCTTCATGAGTTAAGGAACCTCCTGGTAATGGGTGAACCGGCCATCCGTATTCTCTTTATGATCGCCCGACAGTTTCGTCTTATCCTAATGGTGAAGGACCTGGAACAGAGAGGGTTTTCCGAAAAACAGATTACGGCGGAACTATCCCTTCATCCTTATGTTACCGGGAAAATCCTGCGCCAGGCCAGGAATTTCACCTTCCCAGAACTTGAGCGCAACCTGGAGATCATCCTGGAAACCGATTTTGCCTTAAAAAACGGTTCTCCTGTCCAGGCTGCGCTGGAAAACCTGATACTGAAGCTAGCAACTAGTTCGTAG
- a CDS encoding D-alanyl-D-alanine carboxypeptidase family protein codes for MQKTGFFLVLCLLLLLAMPVAAAPQVTGKSAVLIDAQSGQVLYDMAKDEKLPPASTTKILTAIIAIESGKLDEMVTVGPNPPLVEGTKVYLEAGEKVKLRDLVLAALVHSANDAALAVGEYLAGSAPEFAKIMNAKAQALGAVNSNFVNPHGLSEDNHYTTAYDLALIGRYAMTNETFRSMVKTKVLDWNGKAWQTRLININKLLWSYDGADGVKTGYTTEAKSTIVASATRNGQTLIAVVLGSSGSNIWQDAENLLDYGFANFQGIELAHPEKVVATVDITPKEKLQLVPKEAVQLALPQEGNKKIDTKVVLEPLQVPIAQGQRVGSLVFFLDGKEISRVELLAKNAVSRHIGFTNIMLYLGAGLFFLQVLWRSFLLYKRSRRSRYGYNSSYRGYRSY; via the coding sequence ATGCAGAAGACAGGATTCTTTTTAGTGCTTTGCCTTTTATTACTACTGGCCATGCCGGTGGCAGCCGCTCCCCAGGTAACAGGTAAGAGTGCCGTTCTTATCGATGCTCAAAGCGGCCAGGTCCTTTATGATATGGCCAAAGATGAAAAGCTCCCCCCTGCCAGCACCACAAAAATACTTACCGCCATCATCGCTATTGAAAGCGGTAAACTGGATGAAATGGTAACTGTGGGTCCCAATCCGCCTCTGGTTGAAGGGACTAAGGTTTATCTGGAAGCCGGGGAAAAGGTAAAGCTCCGCGATTTGGTATTAGCCGCTCTCGTCCATTCAGCCAACGATGCTGCCCTGGCTGTCGGAGAATATCTGGCCGGGTCTGCCCCGGAATTTGCCAAGATAATGAATGCAAAAGCTCAGGCCCTGGGTGCGGTGAACAGTAATTTTGTCAATCCTCACGGCCTGTCTGAAGACAATCACTATACTACCGCTTACGACCTGGCGCTGATAGGACGTTATGCCATGACCAATGAGACTTTTCGCAGTATGGTCAAAACCAAGGTGTTAGACTGGAATGGCAAGGCCTGGCAGACAAGGCTGATTAATATTAATAAACTGTTATGGTCTTATGATGGCGCCGATGGTGTTAAAACAGGGTACACCACAGAGGCCAAATCTACCATCGTGGCCTCTGCCACCCGTAATGGACAAACTTTAATCGCCGTGGTCTTAGGTTCGAGCGGCAGCAATATCTGGCAGGATGCCGAAAACCTTCTGGATTACGGGTTTGCAAATTTTCAAGGAATCGAACTGGCTCATCCCGAAAAAGTAGTGGCTACCGTGGATATTACTCCTAAAGAAAAGTTACAGTTGGTTCCGAAAGAAGCGGTACAGCTGGCTTTACCCCAGGAAGGAAATAAAAAGATTGACACCAAAGTTGTTTTAGAGCCCCTGCAGGTCCCCATTGCCCAGGGGCAAAGGGTGGGGAGTCTGGTCTTCTTCCTGGATGGCAAAGAAATCAGCCGGGTAGAGCTTTTGGCTAAAAATGCAGTGTCCCGTCATATTGGTTTTACCAATATCATGTTATATCTTGGGGCGGGGCTTTTCTTCCTGCAAGTGTTGTGGAGGAGTTTTCTCCTTTATAAAAGAAGTAGAAGAAGTCGATACGGTTATAACTCCTCTTACCGGGGTTATCGTTCATACTAG